ttattattttattttttttgtagttctGTCATTTGTAATATCTGCCTGACCCTGTACCGTGCACAAGTAAAACTGTCAGCTGGTGACTCCAAAAACACATTCAGaatcctaaaataaaaaaaatcttattcaaCCATTGTCGTGTGATGAGTTCTAGCGCGTGCCTAATGGATTTACTGACACAACAATATCGAGgagaaaatatacttttatttttatggtaAATTATGGTCACATTAGAACATGGCAGTGATGAAGCTGGTCCATTATAAGAATAAGGGAGTCCTGAGATGAAATGAGGTATACATTCACACACGTCTAAGACTGGTTACTTGAGTAGGAAGTATTAAAAACTTGAATGTTGTCATTAAACTACTAGTTCTGGCAGGATTTACCCAGTGCAGTCTCACAATGTCACTGTAGTTTATTGTCTCCTAAGGTACAAACCTTAAATAAGTGCTGATTTCACTGTTGCTTGTCAGAGCAGTAGACATGAATATTGTGGGTTTAATGATACCGATGTCTGTGATATTCACAGCACTTTGTTCATGACGTCCTCCGTTCTGGATAATGTCTGAAtggactctaagggctagatttactaagatgcgggtttcaaaaagtggggatgttgcctatagcaaccaatcagattctagctgtcattttgtaaaaggtactaaataaatgaaagctagaatctgattggttgctataggcaacatccccactttttgaaacctgcagcttagtaaatctagccctaagtgtgatcTTGAAATAGGTTTCTTGttgtcataattaaattcatacaGTAAATGATGCATTTCAAACATACATGCTGTAAGGTGGCACCAAACGTACCAATCagtatgttttggggtttttccATAATAGGGGTAAATACTTTACATAAACTTTGCTgtaggaaaataaataataagtcaGATCTGGTGATTCGTTTTCCAATCCATGCTGAGATAACCATTTTGTTGTAGTGAATTATTATACGTAACTACATACAATGCAGCACAGTAGAATAGACTGTTTGATATTAGTACCAGAATATAAAAACATCAAATCCTACATTCATCTTTAAGGCAGATCTATCCAACAATAGATCATGTTTGAAACACAGAAAATGAAATCTGCACCATTGGTGGAAAGTCCAGTTCCAGATAAGAAAAGACTTTGAATGCTGTAATTATAGTCTTGGTGAAGCCACATTGCAGTTGTTGCTCACATTAGTAAAGGTGATTTCAGGTAACTGTTTGGATAGTCTCCATAGTATCACACTATGAGCCGGTGATTCAGATCCTTATATAATGGCAGTGGCTACAGTTAAGGTGCATGTTAAATAATCACAACGCCATTCAAGTGGTTTATCCCTTGTCAACATAATCCTAGCTGACGTTCCTCCACTGTGATCATTCACACAATGCAGACATCTTACTTGCCAGCAAGTAAGATACATCACACGTGACCTCTGGAATGTCCTTACTACAAAACAACTTGTTATACAAAGTAGTCTATATCTTTATAATCGTGCTGAACACCAACTCTCAGTTCCTCATCTCTCGCTCCCTGCCTGGAACTCATACTTCTATTTGCAATAGTATAATGGCGTTAGGTTACATAGTATAAATTCTAAAACCTTGGAATGGAAAAATTATACAGTATGTGCCAGAGGAAACGTTGGTTCTCCCCATTGGCCCACACGAGTGTCTGCTGTAATGTGAATCTAATAAAGGCAGAGAACGTTGTACCAGCAGATAGATATCAGCTCTGGTTTTGGCAACTTGTTCTATAATTTTGTAACTGACAGACGCGGTTTCTTAAAGGGATTTTACACTTCCAAGTAACCCCTGTAGTAAAACGTCTCCCTTCCCATTAATTGTACTTTGTTGGGACCCTCCTCATTCACTCTATGTAGCAGAGTCCTGGTTTCCACAAATTGCCAGGACTACTGCCGATGACTTCCGGCGCCGGTTGAGTGTCTCGGTAACAGGACGGATCTGACAAAACACCTCTTAGCTTTTCAGTAGATCCTGTCTCGGATCTCTTCTGCCGATCAGCAGAGTACTCTGCTAAATAGAGTGAATGGCAGATTTTCTgccatttttgtatttaaaaacatGTAGCATATAAAACGGGATAGCGACCAGTCCATTGCTTACATGGCGAAATGGTTACTAAGCTCATCTGCCTTAAGGAGGCCAGATACATAGTATCATGGAAGGCTGTGCTGTATTATTCTGCCTTGTGCCATAGTAAGGAAGTTACTGGGTCAAATATAGAGCCGACACCTCTAACCACTGAGCCCgacaaaggttttaaaaaaataaataatcattgcCTTGATAGTAATGCAGCTGTCCATCATATAGTTTTGACGTCCTGAGGGAGTATGTTCTGAGGCTGAGCTTGGCGATACGATTTCACAGCTAAGAGGCGTTTTCCACGTAGAGAGAAATGGGACCAGGTAAAGATCTGGAGGAGGGCGCAAGTTATTGGGATGAATACTAAGAGATAAAAGCACCCTTGCCGGAGAGTGGCTGTCAGTACACGGCTGGAATCCATCTGTGGCTCGGTACTTATATTATTCATAGCATCCCGCTGGAAGATGTCATATCCTACAATACAAAGACATCAATGTAATAGAATAGTACACCCGCCAATACACAGTATATATCACAACCTCTATTACCCAGTTACGATTACGACGTTGTGATATTAGTTTGTTTAAAGCTCGAGCCGCTAGTTGCTATATGAGGGAGAAAGGACCTCAGAATGTGGCTGTATAGAGAGGAGAGGAAAGCAGAGTCGTGGAACATActgcattacctcagaatataacggtATGACCGAGAGACACAGCATCTGAGTGAGTGAAACCAAAGACATCCTGCTGGGAGCAGAGGGGCAGCAAACCTGTGACTAGTCACCTCTCGCAGAGGAGAGGTGTGCAGGGCTGAGAGAACTCTAGCAAGTAAGTGTCAGAGCTCAAACAAGTGATGTCAACCTTGCAGAGGAGGGGTAACAAACTCTGTTGAGAGATAGGTGTGTGCTGTGGCACCATCTTAAATGTGACTGTCCTATACACCACTATCCATGTTGCCTGTTTAGGAACTgtgctggagaggacaggagctgATCATATTTGCTTTACTGTTTGCAGCTCAAATATTATGCTGAGGTGGATTAGGTgtgtaaataaatttttatatcaTATTGCAATATAGAGATTATCTGGCACCCGCATTATTCAGACATCTGTTTGTACTGCACACCCAAGTCCCAACACCTTCACAGAGACTTTGCTGtaaaacctgcatgtgcagggaccctctggtcattaCACCCATGCCCAAGGGCTAGCCAGGGCACTACCTAATCCAGGCACTTTAACACCACATAAAGTGATAGAGCGTTACATAAAAATTACCCCAAGTCGAAACATTTAACTTTCTTAACCATTTACCTGTGTAGACACAAAGCAACCATGTGCCGAAAAGTGGAGCAAAAGTCTGTCCGGGTTTAGTAACCAAGGCAACCATTCCAAACATTAGCGCTGAAGCCGCCTGCTTTCTGGAGTTCAGCACAAAATCTTCATCCACCAAGTCAGTGACCACCAGGTTCAGTAGTTTACACGTTCCCTCAGTGAAAACACGGTTGCTGCAACAGAAGAGGGATACGTTTTGGTTGATTTCTTGCTTTGTACATAACCCATTGTAACACATTTCCCTCAGGAAACACGCCATAGAGTAAAGTGATTTTTTATTAATCTTCCCTGTTAAATCCATAGCATCTATTACATGACCATTTGAAAGACACACtaatccaatatttttattttcaatgtcaTAAATTCTAAGATATGAATTTATCacctatttatcaataaaagtgTAACTAAGCGTAATTGCAGAGTTTAGCTTGTCCAGGGCCGGAAGTAGAgctgtgcaataggggcgaccgccctgggcgcaacgctgaagggggcacagtttttgaatattttaggttcatttggttaaacttGAGGActagggaggggggggcattTTTGTTTCACGACCCAGGTGTTAAAATTTTACGTTGCAGCTCTGACAGAGCCCATAGTTTTCTGAAAGCCCATAATCCCCTTATTTCACCAATAATGAAAAAGTGCAGGAATAGGTCAGACAGGTTCACCCCCCTTCATTCGCTCTCTGCCTGTAGAGAAGGACGGCATATAACTATGTCTAACATATACAGGTcacaataaagcaaaaaaaattgttgaGATTACAGTGTGTTAACACTGTGTGTGACACACATGCAAATATAAGGCCTATATAGTCCTCACTATGAAAAAGTTGGACAGCACTGTAATCCTCCAATGACATTCTGCATTAATTCAGTTTGGTCCTATTTCAATTTCAGGTTTTCTACAACTGTCATTATTCAGTACATATGAACTGATTCACGGGTCAACCAGGCGCCACAGGTGTTTTTATGTCAAACTAGCTCTTAAAAAAGATGATTGTTATATGTTGGATTCTACACAAATATCAAGCAAATATTAGGCACGAACCTAGCTATAAATATACACAGCAGGTATATCTGGTCAGGCCCAGCTAGAAGCATCACCACACTAAGAACCAGCTTGAGAATGAACAGGCAGCGCACCACACTGTAGACGCCATATTTCTGACACAGCGAGAGGAAGTACATATTGTTTAGATGGGGGGCTATATAAGAAATACCTAAAaagagaagataaaaaaaaaactattactcTTCCTAACATTTAATAAGCATTAATAAACAGATATGGTACACTTTATCCAGAAAGTACTACCAGCTAGAAAGAAAATCTAGAAAATAATTGTTGCTGTAAAGTAATAATGTAATGAACAGCCTTAATCGCTGATTCTTCCTAAAAACAATTCAACGAGGAGGGCACGGCCAGGGCTAGCGTGGGAAAAGACAGGAACCATTTTCAAAGTTAAAGAATTGTGTAACTACGGTTCTCCAAATTATAAAGACGGGCACATTGCTGCTAAGTGGCGGCTTTATTTGTCTTCATTTCAAAATGGCAAACAGAATGTAACATAGGACTGAAAGTGTTTCGATGAATGTGGTTCCATTTCTTTGGTGTAATATGGGATAATGGACTGTTTTAGACCTAATGATCATTTTActtcatattttttcattttggatcAGAATAAATTTGATGCTTTAAAATATAGTTATTCTGGAATACTGCATTAGTTCTTTAGAGCAAAATATCTGGAGACggaatgtatttcatggggaagtGGGTTTGTACTGTATGTTTACTTATATTGATAAAATGTTGGTGCTGTAATATAATGATACAACTAAATCAACTGCCGCTAACAGCAAGTGTTGTTATCCATTACAGGGcattagggtatatttactaaactgcgggattgaaaaagtggagatgttgccagcaaccaatcagatactagctgtcattttgtagattgcactaaataaatgaaagctagaatctgattggttgctataggcaacatctccactttttccaacccgcagtttattaaatatgccccattgccTCTATTTAGCCATACAGGTCGGCATCAAAAAGTCAAGTGGGCAGGTTAAACTTACCAAGTAAAAAAGAcccagtagaaagagagattcTGTCAGACAACAGGTGCTCCAGGAAGAGCGGAAAAAAATTACTGTTAAAATGACAGTGGAAAACCTGTGAAACAAAGAAGAAACTTAGCAACACAGCCCTTATTACAGCACATTTATTGCATTTTGCAGAGTGAGTCTGAACAGAACACACCCTGAGTAAAGAGATACAGGGATAGAAGTAAACAAGGTGTGTATATAATGGTATTACAGTGTTTCAGATAGCAGCGTTATGGATACTGTACACTAATAAGCTTCAATGCAATTCCACCGATGTTTTATTGTAGTGTCTGCAGATATGACACTATAGGAATCTAGTTGTAGGTGTTGGAGGAGAGTCCATTCTAGAATGGTTGTGGATATTCCCTTACACTAAATAAACTGATTGAGTCTTTTTAAGAAGCAGACAAAGAACAAATTTAAACACCAGCTCAAGCACACACTCCTTAATTGGAAATCAGAGTTTCTTTTGCAATAGAGAAAACAATATCAACCTTTATATTGATACAGTTGTAGGGAAAGGAGAGGAAATGGGGTCATTCCAGGTAAGTTTGATGCCTATAATCTATAGTAACGAGTCCTACATTTAATGGAGAACAATCTTCACAGGCTTCACTTATATTCATTCAGAAATAGGGCAGGCTAATTAAATCCCATGTGCTTACTGCAAAGTAAACAAGCAGTGGTTGGCAGCTGATTAGTAAAGGAATTGCAATGTAAATATTACTTAATTTACAAATGAAACTGCAGTCTTTCTTAGGTCATCAGATTTCAATAAGGTACTGCAAAGACCATAAAAAAAACTCTCTGCAAACCATGTCCTAAGTGTCCAGTTATTCAAATGATTTAGTTGGTCAGTTTAGCCAGATGCTGCATTGAAAGCCCCAAGCTGTATTGCTCACAAAGAAGAAGTTAACTAGGGTgggtttctataaaaaaaaaggacattatCTTCTTAAAATCCTTACGCTGGCCCTAGAATTTAGGAATAACTGCAGATGTTTGAAATATGCATGAATTCAACTGTTGAAACTTCAGAAACATACTGTTGCTTCAATTTAACAAATAGGTTGTGAATAAGATACAGCACATTGTGTATTTTTGACAAATTATAAAAAGGCAGTGTCTTCCCAAACCTGGTAGCCAACTTTCTGGATCTTGCTAGCTGAACGAATCAGAATTTCCAACATTTCTCTAACAAATCCAAAAGTTCACTTAAAAGTATATATCCATGTGTGCTCTAATTATGATGCCAATTAGGTCACTTTAAACATAAGTGAACGCAAATTACAGCACACATGGGTATAAAAATGCTGCTGAGGCCAAAAAACATTTGATCAGGATCTATCAGACATTGGTTGTTGGATAGTAAATGAGATCAATGACTACAGCTGACCTTATATATAGTCACGGTCTGGCCATACAACGTAACACCAGGCCTTATGGTGCTCGGGGCCATTGGACAAGTCATTCATATTTGACCACACGTATTCACTTGTGTCTGACAGAAATCAGTGCATCTTTGATGTCCGAAGATAATTGGTTCACCCTACACATTTTGTCATATTCTGCGACTTGGGCATCATCAATCTGACATAGGTTATGATAGTGAACAAAGCTGGAAACTATGTATATAACATTACCGTATATTTACACTTTTAAAACATACACAATGAAGATATAGAGCATACACTTCACTTGTTGACATGACAGAATATTTGATCTTACCTGCACCAAGTTCATGCAGACAAACCAAAGAAAATTCCGGTGTTTTGATAGCTGTTTGAGGTATTCTAAAAGAGTGATCTTTTTCTCAGGAGAAACTGAGGGTTCATTCACATATAATCTAAGGGAGAAAAACCACATCCTTACAGTCCATGATATTGTTATTACTAGGACGTACAATTGGTAGGGCAAAACCGATAACAAAACATGACATGTCACAAGACACAAGACATAATATGACAAGACAGCAAATCATGGGTAACAGGTTACAAAGTAGAGTGCAGACATGCTAAAGATCAATGGAGGGGCAAGTGAGATCTAGAGCATGAGATATTAGTGTATGTGCACACAGTGGAAGTGGGAGGGGGGGTAGCTACAAGTTCAGGGAGGTCCCTGCTCAGTGGGGTTGAAATAAGAATGGGTGACACAAAGAGGGGAGgttatcaggggagggctggccaaTTTTATCccagggggcaaaactcgactcggcagcctattaggaacattttaaaggaaaaaaaatgcaggtggcccagtgacctaacccaaggtagccccctatggGACCGGAACaggaggggcagatgcccccctgcccagcctaccCCTGGTGGTTATATAGACGTGAAACAAAGGGGAAGTATTAGGGGGGCGGGGAGTGGGTAAGCTGTGATTGGGTAGCCTATAATGAGGCGGGTTTTTAGGGAGCATTTGAAGTTTTGCAAGCTAGGAGATAATCCGATAGAAcgatggggagcagcacaggagaaacaCTGGAGGTGGCAATGAGACGTtgttaccagaggggaggtgaGTATTATACACCAAACATACCAATAGGGCTGGGCACTGTGATTTGTTcgcccccaaaaaacaaaaaccagaaagCCTTAGTACTAAGTTACTCCTACAATTTAAAATTTTAACCAGCTTCACTGTTAACATGTTGTCAGTGTGGTAGAGCATTAAATGGTTGACAACTACTGGCCTAGATCTTTTCtgactgtataaaaaaaacatctaggggtatatttactaaactgcaggtttgaaaaagtggagatgttgcctatagcaaccaatcagattctagttataattaatttagtacattctacaaattaacagctagaatctgattggttgctaggcaacattttcactttttaaaacccgcagtttagtaaatataccccctatagGCTTCAAGAGGAGAAGTGGCCAGGGtacacacacattaatacatgTAGGATTCCTCTGTTGTGCAAGAGTAAGTTTAAACAAGTCTGAAATATTAAGATCAATAAGCTCTTGAGATGGCATTTGCAGGAGTGTAATGTACAGTTCAACTGATACGCTAGGATTAGGCTGTCACTTATAGGTAGCCGTAACAGACAGCTTGGGTTCTAGGGGAGGTTGTAGAAATCTAAGCTTAACTCCTTATTCAAACACAACATTGTAAAAgtttaagtatgtttttttatgtGTGCGTTGCTATAATCTCTTGGAAACCGCTTTATTCTCTTGCGAGCTGTAAATAATGGCTCTTGCGGAAACCCTGGTGAAGAGGCCTCTCTGCAGCACAAAGCACAGGTAATGGCATGGGAG
The nucleotide sequence above comes from Mixophyes fleayi isolate aMixFle1 chromosome 6, aMixFle1.hap1, whole genome shotgun sequence. Encoded proteins:
- the SLC68A1 gene encoding transmembrane protein 180 gives rise to the protein MGLRIVAAVFHLPTAVLYGSLSFFLSVLHNVFLLYYVDTFVSVYKIDKLSFWIGETVFLIWNSLNDPLFGWLSDRIFLNTKQSSVDISTPEVVLKRLSALSRNGPLFALSFLAFWVSWAHPGLQFLICLCLYDSFLTMVDLNHNALLADLAVSAVERTRLNFHCSLFSAIGSLSVFASYTVWNKEDFYSFRIFCVILAAVSALGFTVSTWLLRQRFQTEGKASGGQDSILKELYVNEPSVSPEKKITLLEYLKQLSKHRNFLWFVCMNLVQVFHCHFNSNFFPLFLEHLLSDRISLSTGSFLLGISYIAPHLNNMYFLSLCQKYGVYSVVRCLFILKLVLSVVMLLAGPDQIYLLCIFIASNRVFTEGTCKLLNLVVTDLVDEDFVLNSRKQAASALMFGMVALVTKPGQTFAPLFGTWLLCVYTGYDIFQRDAMNNISTEPQMDSSRVLTATLRQGCFYLLVFIPITCALLQIFTWSHFSLRGKRLLAVKSYRQAQPQNILPQDVKTI